The Candidatus Atribacteria bacterium ADurb.Bin276 genome window below encodes:
- the rbsC_42 gene encoding Ribose transport system permease protein RbsC — protein MSQEKKSTLGWFMFLFENYGLLLGFIFLCLFLSIASPYFLTVENILNVGRQISITAIVAFGMTFVITAAQIDLSVGSVIALTGVTAAAFLRQENYPLGLWVIAIFAIGLIIGLLHGFFVAKQKIPAFLLTLATMGILRGIGFIYTQGRPIYIKSESFRSLGRGFIGPIPTPIILMLVIWIICYFIFTQTKFGKYVSVVGENQEVARISGINVDKIFIYVFILQGILAAIGGAIMASRLGTGSPQVGQGEELDVVSAVILGGTSLNGGEGKMFGTLLGAMIIGTLLNGMTLLNVSPYIQMVIRGLVILGAVWMNMYRYRVKR, from the coding sequence ATGAGTCAAGAAAAAAAATCGACTTTGGGCTGGTTTATGTTTCTTTTTGAAAACTATGGTTTATTGCTCGGATTTATTTTTTTATGTTTGTTCTTATCGATTGCTTCTCCTTATTTTCTTACTGTGGAAAATATATTAAATGTTGGGAGACAGATATCTATCACTGCCATAGTAGCTTTTGGTATGACATTTGTAATTACTGCTGCTCAAATTGATTTGAGTGTAGGTTCAGTGATAGCTTTAACCGGCGTAACTGCCGCTGCCTTTCTCCGTCAAGAAAACTATCCACTTGGTTTATGGGTGATCGCCATATTTGCTATAGGGCTCATAATTGGGCTTTTGCATGGTTTTTTTGTTGCCAAGCAAAAAATACCGGCTTTTCTACTTACTTTAGCGACAATGGGTATTCTTCGTGGAATTGGTTTTATCTATACTCAAGGAAGACCGATTTATATAAAATCAGAAAGCTTTCGCTCTTTGGGCCGAGGGTTTATTGGCCCTATTCCTACGCCTATTATTTTGATGCTGGTTATTTGGATTATTTGTTACTTTATTTTTACACAAACAAAATTTGGTAAATATGTATCAGTAGTTGGTGAAAACCAAGAAGTTGCCAGGATATCAGGGATTAATGTCGACAAAATATTTATCTATGTTTTTATTCTTCAGGGAATTCTTGCTGCAATAGGAGGAGCTATTATGGCTTCTCGTCTTGGTACCGGATCTCCACAAGTTGGTCAGGGTGAAGAATTAGATGTCGTTTCAGCAGTTATCCTTGGTGGTACCAGTTTAAATGGAGGAGAAGGAAAGATGTTTGGAACTTTATTAGGAGCTATGATCATAGGCACTCTCCTTAATGGAATGACCTTACTGAATGTATCTCCTTATATTCAAATGGTTATCCGTGGTTTGGTTATTTTAGGGGCAGTTTGGATGAATATGTACCGTTATCGGGTAAAACGTTAA
- the rbsA_19 gene encoding Ribose import ATP-binding protein RbsA: MHEEPILKMKSISKKFGSVQALYQVDFELYPNEILGLLGDNGAGKSTLIKIIAGVFSQDEGEIFIRGKSVTISDPAGAKELGIETVYQDLALATKLNIAENIFLGREKMKKFLKTPIQILDKKRMEAETKPLLERLRIALDPKLKVGTLSGGQRQATAIAKSVFWEAKIIIMDEPTAALGVAETAKVRQIILDLKKHGASVILISHNLEDVFSVADRAIVLRGGMRVGDRIIKNTTRDEIVKLMVSGEQKQEMNNAPAINVVS, encoded by the coding sequence ATGCATGAAGAACCCATTTTAAAAATGAAGAGTATTTCTAAGAAATTTGGATCAGTACAAGCTTTATATCAGGTAGACTTTGAACTTTATCCTAATGAAATACTTGGTTTATTGGGGGATAATGGCGCTGGGAAATCAACCCTAATTAAAATTATTGCTGGTGTTTTTAGTCAAGATGAAGGTGAAATCTTTATTCGTGGTAAATCGGTTACTATTTCTGATCCAGCTGGAGCGAAGGAATTAGGTATTGAAACGGTTTATCAAGATTTAGCTCTGGCCACGAAGCTCAACATTGCTGAAAATATTTTTCTTGGTCGAGAGAAAATGAAAAAATTCCTAAAGACACCCATTCAAATATTAGATAAAAAGCGGATGGAAGCAGAAACCAAACCATTATTAGAAAGATTACGAATTGCTTTAGATCCAAAGTTAAAAGTTGGAACTTTATCTGGAGGACAACGCCAAGCCACTGCTATAGCAAAAAGTGTTTTTTGGGAGGCGAAAATTATCATCATGGATGAGCCGACTGCTGCTTTAGGTGTTGCCGAAACTGCTAAGGTGCGTCAGATCATTTTAGATTTAAAAAAGCACGGAGCGTCAGTGATCCTCATCAGCCATAATCTTGAAGATGTTTTTTCAGTTGCCGATCGCGCTATCGTTTTAAGAGGGGGAATGAGGGTTGGTGATCGAATCATCAAAAATACAACTCGCGATGAAATTGTTAAACTTATGGTTTCAGGTGAACAAAAGCAAGAAATGAATAACGCACCAGCGATTAATGTTGTGAGTTAA
- the rbsB_7 gene encoding D-ribose-binding periplasmic protein precursor → MKHKLSILIFVFVVMSLVLSLTFSAVSQEKQIVLGTSIITYEHPFYIDVVNGMKKAAEQAGVEMLLDDPKTKLDAQVKALETYITRGVDAIVLFGVDPEGVVPVVEEAIAKGIPVITADMELVTDKVVTFIGSDNYQIGTEVGGWTKAYIEKEMGGKAKIGVLWWAVSVAQQQRTQGFLDQVTQLPGVEIVAQQNVEEGLRENAMTVAENIMTANKDIDFLFGGNQTCTMGAVSAVEAAGANVKVVGVDIDTEMVQAIKDGKLFATVAQQPIVLGSTAIETALNKLKGEEIPKRITIPVLLVSQENLEEATQALEILDY, encoded by the coding sequence ATGAAACACAAACTTTCAATATTAATATTTGTTTTCGTTGTAATGAGTCTGGTTTTAAGTTTAACTTTTAGTGCAGTTTCGCAAGAAAAACAAATCGTTCTTGGTACATCAATCATTACTTATGAACATCCCTTTTACATTGATGTTGTAAACGGTATGAAGAAAGCAGCTGAACAAGCTGGCGTCGAAATGTTATTGGATGATCCCAAAACCAAACTCGATGCCCAAGTAAAGGCTTTAGAAACCTATATTACCCGAGGAGTAGATGCAATTGTTCTTTTTGGAGTCGACCCGGAAGGCGTAGTGCCGGTTGTTGAAGAAGCAATTGCCAAGGGAATACCAGTAATCACGGCTGATATGGAGTTAGTAACTGATAAAGTGGTTACTTTTATAGGCTCAGATAATTACCAGATTGGGACCGAAGTTGGAGGGTGGACTAAAGCTTATATTGAAAAAGAAATGGGTGGAAAAGCAAAGATTGGTGTGCTTTGGTGGGCGGTCTCGGTTGCTCAGCAACAACGTACCCAAGGTTTTCTTGATCAAGTCACTCAGTTGCCGGGTGTTGAAATCGTAGCCCAACAAAACGTTGAAGAAGGACTTCGCGAAAACGCCATGACAGTTGCAGAAAATATCATGACCGCGAATAAAGATATTGATTTTCTTTTTGGTGGAAACCAGACCTGTACGATGGGAGCCGTCTCGGCGGTGGAAGCAGCTGGAGCCAATGTAAAAGTAGTTGGTGTAGACATCGATACTGAAATGGTCCAGGCAATTAAAGATGGGAAATTATTTGCTACTGTAGCCCAACAGCCAATTGTTTTAGGATCGACTGCTATTGAAACAGCTTTAAATAAATTAAAAGGCGAAGAAATCCCAAAAAGAATAACCATTCCAGTGCTTTTAGTTTCCCAAGAAAATTTGGAAGAAGCCACTCAAGCATTAGAAATTCTTGACTATTAG
- the iolG_3 gene encoding Inositol 2-dehydrogenase: MERIKVGIIGTGFVGTVHIDALRRLGFVEVVAVAEANEELAQKKAADFFIPRAYGNYHDLINDPDVQVIHNCTPNHLHLEINTAIIQAGKHIFSEKPLGMNRFESSKMLELAEKYRVVHGVNFNYRMYPLVQDMKHRIQKGELGKVNLIHGSYLQDWLFYETDYNWRIEPKYGGATRAIGDIGSHWCDLAQTLTGLKITKVFADLSTVIPVRKKSKIVETFSENREPTDYEEIPIQSEDWGAVLIRLENGASGVFYVSQISAGRKCCLNIEIDGSNQSFYWNQEEGDRMWIGYRNQPNSYFMRDPNQLDPKCRGYVLAPGGHPEGWLDSLKNSLLAYYRAVLDAKNASNKKPDYATFHDGYDISCIVDAIVESQQKGKWVKVAR; the protein is encoded by the coding sequence ATGGAAAGAATAAAGGTAGGAATTATTGGTACCGGTTTTGTTGGAACGGTGCACATTGATGCTTTAAGACGTTTGGGTTTTGTCGAAGTGGTCGCGGTTGCCGAAGCAAATGAGGAATTAGCTCAAAAAAAAGCTGCGGATTTTTTTATCCCTCGTGCTTATGGTAACTATCATGACCTCATCAATGATCCGGATGTTCAAGTTATTCATAACTGCACGCCTAATCATCTTCATCTGGAAATCAATACCGCTATTATTCAAGCCGGTAAACACATCTTCTCCGAAAAACCCTTAGGTATGAATCGCTTTGAATCAAGTAAAATGTTGGAATTAGCTGAAAAATACCGAGTAGTACATGGAGTTAATTTTAACTATAGAATGTATCCTTTAGTCCAAGATATGAAACACCGGATTCAGAAGGGAGAGCTGGGAAAAGTTAATTTAATCCATGGGTCTTATTTGCAAGATTGGCTTTTTTATGAAACCGATTATAACTGGCGCATAGAACCAAAGTATGGTGGAGCAACTCGAGCAATTGGAGATATCGGTTCACACTGGTGTGATCTTGCTCAAACACTAACCGGGCTCAAAATCACCAAGGTATTTGCCGACTTATCAACCGTGATACCAGTGAGGAAAAAATCAAAAATCGTTGAGACTTTTAGTGAAAATCGTGAACCTACCGATTACGAAGAAATACCGATACAGTCAGAGGATTGGGGAGCAGTCTTAATCCGGTTAGAAAATGGAGCTAGCGGGGTTTTCTATGTTTCACAAATAAGTGCGGGAAGAAAATGTTGTTTGAATATCGAAATTGATGGATCAAACCAATCCTTTTATTGGAATCAGGAAGAAGGGGATCGAATGTGGATCGGTTATCGCAACCAACCGAATTCCTATTTCATGAGAGATCCGAATCAGCTTGATCCAAAGTGTCGAGGTTATGTGCTTGCACCAGGCGGACATCCTGAAGGTTGGTTGGATAGCCTTAAAAATAGCCTGCTGGCTTATTATCGTGCAGTTCTTGATGCAAAAAATGCTTCAAACAAAAAGCCTGATTATGCTACTTTTCATGACGGTTATGATATTAGTTGTATCGTCGACGCAATTGTGGAAAGCCAACAAAAAGGAAAATGGGTAAAAGTTGCCCGATAA
- the btrR_2 gene encoding L-glutamine:2-deoxy-scyllo-inosose aminotransferase, producing MTVKPTFGGPGSYVIGEEEKKEVMDVLESGYLFRYGSEDDPSFKKKVFTLEQEFSQLIGVKHAVAVNSGTSALLTGLAALGIGPGDEVIVPGYTFIASISSIIVSRAIPVLVEIDESLTLDPHDVEKKITNKTKAIMPVHMLGNPCQMDAIMDIARRHRLLVIEDCAQAAGASFQGKRVGSIGDIAAFSLNVFKTITAGDGGIVVTDNDDYYERAFGFHDQGHKPMRAGVEVGKRSIVGLDLRMNELTGAFALAQARKVDKILKTLREKKSKLKTALAKIPNIGFRTINDQNGECATLLTLLFKDKATADAFGERAGTKTIAHSGWHVYNNMEQILQKKTSTLYPCPYECPAYGKDIQYYAHMLPQTDAILDRAINISVGVVDKGLGSGFGININSSDEDIQAVVEKVEKIMKEIS from the coding sequence ATGACTGTCAAACCGACTTTTGGAGGACCGGGTTCATATGTAATTGGTGAAGAAGAGAAAAAAGAAGTGATGGATGTTCTAGAGTCGGGATATCTTTTTCGTTATGGTTCAGAAGACGATCCCAGTTTTAAAAAGAAAGTATTTACTCTTGAACAAGAATTTTCTCAGTTGATCGGAGTCAAGCATGCAGTTGCGGTGAATAGCGGAACCAGCGCATTGCTCACCGGTTTGGCTGCTCTTGGTATTGGGCCTGGTGATGAGGTTATCGTTCCCGGATATACCTTTATTGCTTCTATTTCAAGTATTATTGTATCCCGAGCTATTCCTGTTCTGGTCGAAATCGACGAATCACTGACTCTTGACCCTCATGATGTAGAAAAAAAGATTACCAACAAGACGAAAGCCATCATGCCAGTACACATGCTGGGAAATCCTTGCCAGATGGATGCTATCATGGATATCGCCCGACGGCATAGGTTATTGGTCATTGAAGACTGTGCTCAAGCTGCCGGGGCATCCTTCCAAGGGAAGAGAGTTGGGAGCATTGGAGATATTGCTGCTTTCTCGTTGAATGTTTTTAAAACGATCACTGCTGGCGATGGTGGTATTGTAGTGACGGATAACGATGACTATTACGAACGGGCTTTTGGATTTCATGATCAAGGCCACAAACCCATGCGGGCCGGTGTTGAGGTTGGGAAAAGAAGCATTGTAGGGTTGGATCTTCGCATGAACGAATTGACCGGAGCATTTGCTTTAGCCCAGGCTCGAAAAGTGGATAAAATCCTTAAAACGCTTCGAGAAAAGAAGAGTAAGCTAAAAACCGCCTTAGCCAAGATTCCGAATATCGGCTTTAGGACCATAAACGACCAAAATGGAGAATGTGCCACTTTGCTTACTTTACTTTTTAAAGATAAAGCCACAGCAGACGCCTTCGGTGAAAGGGCTGGAACTAAGACCATTGCTCATTCTGGTTGGCATGTTTATAACAATATGGAACAAATTTTACAAAAGAAAACTTCAACCCTCTATCCCTGCCCTTATGAATGTCCGGCTTACGGAAAAGATATTCAATATTATGCTCATATGCTTCCACAAACTGATGCCATCCTTGATCGGGCAATCAATATCAGCGTTGGTGTTGTTGATAAAGGTTTAGGTTCAGGGTTTGGTATCAATATTAATTCGAGTGACGAGGATATTCAAGCAGTAGTAGAGAAAGTTGAAAAAATTATGAAAGAAATTTCATAG